One genomic window of Phoenix dactylifera cultivar Barhee BC4 chromosome 6, palm_55x_up_171113_PBpolish2nd_filt_p, whole genome shotgun sequence includes the following:
- the LOC103722402 gene encoding probable pectin methyltransferase QUA2 isoform X2 yields the protein MSRPLYRGLSGGGRVSDDIGGYKMFDQKYQVKDSLENGFGHEATSPGRGARSRPSLTLLLLKLGLVLVTILALLGSLYWAVSISNSSRHNISHGYRRLQEQLVADLSDIGELSLGKARLKELEFCPPEYENYVPCYYNISESLDLGDHEAPIEYERQCVRESAIDRDCLILPPRNYRIPLRWPSGRDIIWKENVKITGQEFSSGSLTKRMMVEEEHISFHSDSLMVDGVEDYSHQIAEMIGLRNESNFNEAGVRTVLDIGCGFGSFGAHLFSKQLLTLCIANYEVAGSQVQLTLERGIPAMIGSFASKQLPYPYLSFDMLHCARCGIEWEKNDGIFLVEVDRLLRPGGYFVWTSLMNTHRSLRDKENQRKWTSIRDFAENLCWDMLSQQDETIVWKKTSKKKCYSSRKSGPAVCGRSHDIESPYYQPLNPCIAGTRSQRWVPIEYRTPWPTQAKLNSTELDIHGVHLEYFAEDAANWNSVVRNYWSLLSPLIFSDHPKRPGDEDPAPPFNMLRNVLDMNARFGGFNAALLDAGKSAWVMNVVPRSGPNYLPLIFDRGFIGVQHDWCEAFPTYPRTYDMMHADGLLSLEKHQKHRCSMLDIFLEIDRILRPEGWVILHDSAPLIQEARSVITQLKWDTRMMEVNGNNDEKLLVCQKPFFMKQQ from the exons ATGTCGAGGCCTCTATATCGCGGGCTATCCGGCGGCGGACGGGTTAGTGACGACATCGGCGGCTATAAGATGTTTGATCAGAAGTACCAGGTGAAGGATTCTTTGGAGAATGGATTTGGTCATGAGGCCACGAGCCCAGGCAGAGGAGCAAGAAGCCGGCCAAGCCTGACGTTATTGCTTCTTAAGCTTGGTCTAGTCCTCGTCACCATCCTCGCACTCTTGGGATCGCTCTATTGGGCTGTCTCCATCTCCAACTCCTCTCGCCACAACATTTCTCATGGCTACCGGCGGCTCCAAGAGCAGCTTGTAGCTGACTTATCGGATATCGGGGAGCTGTCGCTGGGCAAAGCAAGGttgaaggagctggaattctgcCCGCCAGAGTATGAGAACTATGTCCCATGTTACTACAATATTTCAGAGAGCTTGGATTTGGGAGATCATGAGGCCCCTATCGAATACGAGCGTCAATGTGTTCGAGAGTCTGCGATTGATAGGGACTGTTTGATTCTGCCACCAAGGAATTATAGAATTCCTCTGAGGTGGCCAAGTGGGAGAGATATCATTTGGAAGGAGAATGTGAAGATCACCGGGCAGGAATTCTCATCTGGGAGCCTAACCAAGAG GATGATGGTGGAGGAAGAGCATATCTCTTTCCACTCTGACTCccttatggttgatggagtggAAGACTATTCACATCAAATAGCTGAAATGATTGGGCTGAGGAATGAGTCTAATTTCAATGAAGCTGGG GTCAGAACTGTCCTGGATATAGGGTGTGGATTTGGTAGCTTTGGAGCACATCTTTTCTCAAAGCAGCTGCTGACCCTGTGCATTGCTAACTATGAGGTTGCTGGTAGTCAAGTTCAACTCACTCTTGAGAGAGGCATTCCTGCTATGATTGGCTCATTTGCATCAAAACAGTTGCCGTATCCATATCTTTCCTTTGATATGTTGCATTGTGCAAGATGTGGGATTGAGTGGGAGAAAAATG ATGGTATTTTCTTGGTTGAAGTTGACAGACTTTTGAGGCCTGGGGGTTATTTTGTCTGGACTTCACTAATGAATACTCATAGATCTCTACGTGACAAAGAGAACCAAAGGAAGTGGACAAGCATTCGTGATTTCGCTGAAAATCTGTGTTGGGATATGTTGTCACAACAAGATGAGACGATTGTGTGGAAAAAGACCAGTAAAAAGAAATGTTACAGTTCTAG GAAATCTGGACCTGCAGTCTGTGGTAGAAGCCATGATATTGAATCTCCATATTACCAACCACTCAATCCATGCATAGcgggaaccagaagtcagcgtTGGGTTCCCATTGAATATCGTACACCTTGGCCTACTCAGGCTAAATTGAATTCTACTGAACTTGACATACATG GTGTACACCTAGAATACTTTGCTGAGGATGCTGCAAACTGGAACTCAGTGGTTCGAAATTATTGGTCTCTTCTCTCACCTCTGATATTCTCAGATCATCCAAAGAGACCTGGTGATGAAGATCCTGCCCCACCCTTTAACATGCTCAGAAATGTGCTAGACATGAATGCTCGATTTGGTGGTTTCAATGCTGCTTTATTAGATGCTGGAAAATCTGCGTGGGTGATGAATGTGGTGCCTAGAAGTGGCCCTAACTACCTTCCGCTCATTTTCGATAGGGGATTTATTGGTGTTCAGCATGATTG GTGTGAAGCATTTCCAACATATCCAAGAACTTATGATATGATGCATGCTGATGGATTGCTATCTCTTGAAAAACATCAGAAGCACAGGTGCTCCATGCTTGACATATTCTTGGAGATTGATCGCATTCTACGACCAGAG GGCTGGGTGATACTTCATGATTCTGCTCCTCTTATTCAAGAAGCCAGATCTGTAATAACACAGCTAAAGTGGGATACGCGCATGATGGAGGTTAATGGTAACAACGATGAGAAGCTCCTCGTTTGTCAGAAGCCCTTCTTCATGAAGCAACAATAA
- the LOC120111033 gene encoding protein WHAT'S THIS FACTOR 1 homolog, chloroplastic-like, with amino-acid sequence MAWRRFATANLSSLLSPKPNPNRNLPSGAASAAPSAPSAADVLPFLNCRQRKKLRKKLQSPRVRPIQHDAGRLVPHFETILHGEAHLRFITRTKSFLAGLPGRGLPLADAGKLHRELGFPRGRKVSRFAARHPLLLHLPRLPPDSKPYLAFTPLMDSLLEEERALMDAMEPQRVTTVRKLLMISARRRIPLAKLHHCRLLFGLPDDFRDRVRKYPDFFRIAVDPDGRHVLELVEWDPALAVSTLERDFVPDEARVLRTFKFTIPHGKSLPLEEDDERTLNSLTTLPLVSPYSDGSELKPWSLEAEKYRVGVIHEFLSLTLEKRAWIHHLVEFKEEFSLTKHTYQMLLKQPRAFYLAGTAMNWAVFLKDAYKDDGSLIEKDPQVVFNEKLHRYACMTESEGGEAIVEKRING; translated from the coding sequence ATGGCATGGCGCCGCTTCGCCACCGCcaacctctcctcccttctctccccAAAACCTAACCCCAACCGCAacctcccctccggcgccgcctccgccgccccctccGCTCCCTCCGCCGCTGACGTCCTCCCCTTCCTCAACTGCCGGCAGCGGAAGAAGCTCCGGAAGAAGCTGCAGAGCCCCCGCGTGCGGCCCATCCAGCACGACGCCGGCCGCCTCGTCCCCCACTTCGAGACCATCCTCCACGGCGAAGCCCACCTCCGCTTCATCACCCGCACCAAGTCCTTCCTCGCCGGCCTCCCCGGCCGGGGCCTCCCCCTCGCCGACGCCGGCAAGCTCCACCGCGAGCTTGGCTTCCCTCGCGGCCGCAAGGTCTCCCGCTTCGCCGCCCGTCaccccctcctcctccacctcccccgCCTCCCCCCCGACTCCAAGCCCTACCTCGCCTTCACCCCCCTCATGGATTCCCTCCTCGAAGAGGAGCGCGCCCTCATGGACGCCATGGAGCCCCAACGCGTCACAACTGTCCGCAAGCTTCTCATGATCTCCGCCCGCCGCCGGATCCCCCTCGCCAAGCTCCATCACTGCCGCCTCCTATTTGGCCTCCCCGACGACTTCCGCGATCGGGTCCGCAAGTACCCGGACTTCTTCCGCATCGCCGTGGACCCCGACGGCCGCCATGTGCTCGAGCTCGTGGAGTGGGATCCGGCGCTTGCCGTCAGTACCCTGGAGCGCGACTTTGTCCCCGATGAGGCCCGGGTTCTGAGGACCTTCAAATTTACCATTCCCCATGGAAAGTCCTTACCTCTGGAGGAGGATGACGAGAGAACGTTGAACTCTCTGACTACTCTCCCCTTGGTGTCGCCATATTCTGATGGGTCGGAGCTGAAGCCATGGTCGCTGGAGGCAGAGAAATACCGGGTAGGCGTGATTCATGAATTCCTGAGCTTGACATTGGAGAAGAGGGCTTGGATTCACCATCTTGTGGAGTTCAAGGAAGAGTTTAGCCTCACAAAGCATACGTACCAGATGCTTTTGAAGCAGCCCCGGGCATTTTATCTTGCAGGCACTGCAATGAACTGGGCTGTATTCTTGAAGGATGCTTATAAGGATGATGGGAGTTTGATCGAGAAGGACCCGCAGGTGGTGTTCAATGAGAAATTGCATAGATATGCATGCATGACAGAATCCGAAGGAGGCGAGGCAATTGTTGAAAAAAGGATTAATGGCTGA
- the LOC103722402 gene encoding probable pectin methyltransferase QUA2 isoform X1, whose amino-acid sequence MDFADFPLGQAGGKMSRPLYRGLSGGGRVSDDIGGYKMFDQKYQVKDSLENGFGHEATSPGRGARSRPSLTLLLLKLGLVLVTILALLGSLYWAVSISNSSRHNISHGYRRLQEQLVADLSDIGELSLGKARLKELEFCPPEYENYVPCYYNISESLDLGDHEAPIEYERQCVRESAIDRDCLILPPRNYRIPLRWPSGRDIIWKENVKITGQEFSSGSLTKRMMVEEEHISFHSDSLMVDGVEDYSHQIAEMIGLRNESNFNEAGVRTVLDIGCGFGSFGAHLFSKQLLTLCIANYEVAGSQVQLTLERGIPAMIGSFASKQLPYPYLSFDMLHCARCGIEWEKNDGIFLVEVDRLLRPGGYFVWTSLMNTHRSLRDKENQRKWTSIRDFAENLCWDMLSQQDETIVWKKTSKKKCYSSRKSGPAVCGRSHDIESPYYQPLNPCIAGTRSQRWVPIEYRTPWPTQAKLNSTELDIHGVHLEYFAEDAANWNSVVRNYWSLLSPLIFSDHPKRPGDEDPAPPFNMLRNVLDMNARFGGFNAALLDAGKSAWVMNVVPRSGPNYLPLIFDRGFIGVQHDWCEAFPTYPRTYDMMHADGLLSLEKHQKHRCSMLDIFLEIDRILRPEGWVILHDSAPLIQEARSVITQLKWDTRMMEVNGNNDEKLLVCQKPFFMKQQ is encoded by the exons ATGGATTTTGCTGACTTCCCATTGGGGCAAGCAGGAGGGAAGATGTCGAGGCCTCTATATCGCGGGCTATCCGGCGGCGGACGGGTTAGTGACGACATCGGCGGCTATAAGATGTTTGATCAGAAGTACCAGGTGAAGGATTCTTTGGAGAATGGATTTGGTCATGAGGCCACGAGCCCAGGCAGAGGAGCAAGAAGCCGGCCAAGCCTGACGTTATTGCTTCTTAAGCTTGGTCTAGTCCTCGTCACCATCCTCGCACTCTTGGGATCGCTCTATTGGGCTGTCTCCATCTCCAACTCCTCTCGCCACAACATTTCTCATGGCTACCGGCGGCTCCAAGAGCAGCTTGTAGCTGACTTATCGGATATCGGGGAGCTGTCGCTGGGCAAAGCAAGGttgaaggagctggaattctgcCCGCCAGAGTATGAGAACTATGTCCCATGTTACTACAATATTTCAGAGAGCTTGGATTTGGGAGATCATGAGGCCCCTATCGAATACGAGCGTCAATGTGTTCGAGAGTCTGCGATTGATAGGGACTGTTTGATTCTGCCACCAAGGAATTATAGAATTCCTCTGAGGTGGCCAAGTGGGAGAGATATCATTTGGAAGGAGAATGTGAAGATCACCGGGCAGGAATTCTCATCTGGGAGCCTAACCAAGAG GATGATGGTGGAGGAAGAGCATATCTCTTTCCACTCTGACTCccttatggttgatggagtggAAGACTATTCACATCAAATAGCTGAAATGATTGGGCTGAGGAATGAGTCTAATTTCAATGAAGCTGGG GTCAGAACTGTCCTGGATATAGGGTGTGGATTTGGTAGCTTTGGAGCACATCTTTTCTCAAAGCAGCTGCTGACCCTGTGCATTGCTAACTATGAGGTTGCTGGTAGTCAAGTTCAACTCACTCTTGAGAGAGGCATTCCTGCTATGATTGGCTCATTTGCATCAAAACAGTTGCCGTATCCATATCTTTCCTTTGATATGTTGCATTGTGCAAGATGTGGGATTGAGTGGGAGAAAAATG ATGGTATTTTCTTGGTTGAAGTTGACAGACTTTTGAGGCCTGGGGGTTATTTTGTCTGGACTTCACTAATGAATACTCATAGATCTCTACGTGACAAAGAGAACCAAAGGAAGTGGACAAGCATTCGTGATTTCGCTGAAAATCTGTGTTGGGATATGTTGTCACAACAAGATGAGACGATTGTGTGGAAAAAGACCAGTAAAAAGAAATGTTACAGTTCTAG GAAATCTGGACCTGCAGTCTGTGGTAGAAGCCATGATATTGAATCTCCATATTACCAACCACTCAATCCATGCATAGcgggaaccagaagtcagcgtTGGGTTCCCATTGAATATCGTACACCTTGGCCTACTCAGGCTAAATTGAATTCTACTGAACTTGACATACATG GTGTACACCTAGAATACTTTGCTGAGGATGCTGCAAACTGGAACTCAGTGGTTCGAAATTATTGGTCTCTTCTCTCACCTCTGATATTCTCAGATCATCCAAAGAGACCTGGTGATGAAGATCCTGCCCCACCCTTTAACATGCTCAGAAATGTGCTAGACATGAATGCTCGATTTGGTGGTTTCAATGCTGCTTTATTAGATGCTGGAAAATCTGCGTGGGTGATGAATGTGGTGCCTAGAAGTGGCCCTAACTACCTTCCGCTCATTTTCGATAGGGGATTTATTGGTGTTCAGCATGATTG GTGTGAAGCATTTCCAACATATCCAAGAACTTATGATATGATGCATGCTGATGGATTGCTATCTCTTGAAAAACATCAGAAGCACAGGTGCTCCATGCTTGACATATTCTTGGAGATTGATCGCATTCTACGACCAGAG GGCTGGGTGATACTTCATGATTCTGCTCCTCTTATTCAAGAAGCCAGATCTGTAATAACACAGCTAAAGTGGGATACGCGCATGATGGAGGTTAATGGTAACAACGATGAGAAGCTCCTCGTTTGTCAGAAGCCCTTCTTCATGAAGCAACAATAA